One segment of Nitrospirota bacterium DNA contains the following:
- a CDS encoding transglutaminase domain-containing protein, translating to MKAHHNLALKIIAVLILFFFTWTFGGLFDIAYAVKNSQQAIGSRQESKSKGNQQSKPEKPEEKFQRTLDEIEQIIQEVEKVGSLEDEKKNKLKTKKTEIDALDVEIKKQFAETEKKLKDEGLPQEILDRHYNFVKHYNDNLKELKDNLDAIDKAKTENERGKEIEKAKKFLEKVTPPKKHTPLDPNKLPHRTMEPVFIEPRTAPEQFTEGVVKQAKSNQHKPILVASNGSLDGLLASANEPILLAAANPPTSDDLSQTIEVQFTPAIQAKAAELNHNPTKIYNWVRNNIEYVPTHGSIQGADYCLQTKQCNDFDTASLLIALLRTSGIHARYVYGTIELPIEKVKNWLGGFTDSMEALRLLASARIPVKGLTEGGAIKAVQLEHVWVEAWVDYIPSRGARHRAGQGDTWIPLDASFKQYAYKEPMDFPQAVGFNTQNFVDEVLTGSTIDPINSSVSNVPQELILQRMQEYVQSVHQYYDTNLQGKTIEDIVGSKKVVVHDFPYLLGTLPYKTITVGNKYSQLPDSLRWRITFQLFNSIYSIDPDLSYTASTASLTDKSITLSYRPSTTADEALIQKYGYIETVPPYLLNLTPELIIGGETKVSGIPVGSGRDLDFVMTFISPKGPPDIIRNKETAGAYLGIGLDLSWLSKSLLDKKIEVLNQIYSEPSPNMNRKIQEGFSLLAAVYFAEVDAMNMIGERFANIVDVRLPSAAIVGEDIAVHYIFDSPITQSFAGLFIDVDRDIHTTQARDGDKNKVITFNIVSGMNGSAMEHALWEQIYKLPGISAIKILKQANEMGIANYKIDQSNISSVLPMLQVFTDAKNDIINAVNAGKIVYIPKANVQYYGWEGTAYIVMDPNNGTAGYIISQGLSGGADGQDERWWDCTESLLQLFDTVPLCNGQKCSTLLSVAIDHVAFALALSDIGRSSSDLPTKGKTSIVAYINLIVGIASLHPRLGKSIGFVIAASVVEFLLWANAYRLNEGKWPILEENPLGDCSDLFTDLLCDAFGC from the coding sequence ATGAAAGCACACCATAATCTTGCCTTAAAAATTATTGCTGTTCTTATTCTCTTCTTTTTTACCTGGACCTTCGGAGGATTGTTTGATATAGCCTACGCGGTAAAAAACAGCCAACAGGCAATAGGCAGCAGGCAGGAGTCAAAGTCAAAAGGCAATCAACAGAGCAAACCGGAAAAACCGGAAGAGAAGTTCCAGAGGACGCTTGATGAGATCGAACAGATAATCCAGGAAGTTGAGAAGGTGGGAAGTTTAGAAGATGAGAAGAAGAATAAACTCAAAACCAAGAAGACGGAGATAGATGCCCTTGATGTGGAGATAAAGAAACAGTTTGCGGAAACAGAGAAGAAACTGAAGGATGAGGGGTTACCTCAGGAAATCCTCGACCGGCACTACAACTTCGTAAAGCATTACAACGACAACCTCAAGGAACTCAAGGATAACCTTGATGCCATAGACAAGGCAAAAACAGAAAATGAGAGAGGCAAAGAGATAGAGAAAGCCAAAAAGTTTCTTGAAAAGGTAACACCTCCGAAGAAACACACGCCCCTTGATCCGAACAAACTGCCACACAGAACAATGGAACCGGTATTCATAGAGCCGAGGACAGCACCAGAACAGTTTACCGAAGGAGTGGTGAAACAGGCAAAAAGCAATCAACATAAACCGATCCTCGTGGCTTCAAACGGATCGCTGGATGGTCTATTGGCTTCAGCCAACGAACCCATCCTCCTTGCAGCAGCAAATCCCCCAACATCTGATGATTTATCACAGACCATCGAAGTCCAGTTCACCCCTGCGATACAGGCAAAGGCAGCAGAACTCAACCATAATCCCACAAAGATCTATAACTGGGTAAGAAACAATATTGAATATGTTCCCACCCATGGCTCGATTCAGGGAGCAGATTACTGCCTTCAGACAAAGCAATGCAATGACTTTGATACCGCATCATTACTCATAGCCCTTCTCCGTACCTCAGGCATCCATGCCAGATATGTATACGGAACCATAGAACTTCCCATAGAAAAGGTAAAGAACTGGCTGGGAGGGTTTACGGACTCCATGGAGGCATTACGGCTATTAGCCTCTGCCCGGATACCGGTCAAAGGGCTAACCGAAGGAGGAGCAATCAAAGCAGTTCAGCTTGAGCATGTATGGGTAGAGGCATGGGTAGATTATATCCCATCAAGGGGAGCACGGCACAGGGCAGGACAGGGAGACACCTGGATACCGCTGGATGCAAGTTTTAAACAGTATGCCTATAAAGAGCCTATGGATTTTCCTCAAGCAGTCGGGTTCAATACCCAAAATTTTGTTGATGAAGTTCTGACTGGAAGTACGATTGATCCGATTAATTCGTCAGTATCAAACGTTCCACAAGAATTAATACTTCAGAGAATGCAGGAATACGTGCAAAGTGTCCATCAATATTACGATACAAATCTTCAAGGTAAAACCATTGAAGATATAGTGGGTTCAAAGAAAGTAGTAGTACACGACTTTCCATATCTATTAGGTACTCTTCCGTATAAGACAATAACAGTGGGCAACAAGTATTCTCAGCTGCCGGATTCCCTCCGATGGAGGATAACTTTTCAGTTATTCAACAGCATTTATTCTATTGATCCAGATCTATCATATACGGCATCAACAGCATCTTTGACTGACAAAAGCATAACCCTAAGCTACAGACCATCGACCACAGCCGATGAAGCTTTAATTCAGAAGTATGGATATATCGAGACAGTACCCCCTTATCTTCTAAACCTTACTCCTGAACTGATAATCGGCGGCGAAACGAAAGTATCCGGCATTCCCGTCGGTTCCGGAAGAGACTTAGATTTTGTAATGACTTTTATCTCGCCTAAAGGGCCTCCGGATATTATTAGAAACAAGGAGACAGCTGGCGCTTATCTTGGCATAGGACTGGATCTTAGCTGGCTGTCCAAATCATTGCTCGACAAAAAAATAGAGGTATTGAATCAGATTTACAGTGAGCCGTCTCCAAATATGAATAGAAAAATACAGGAAGGGTTCAGCCTATTAGCGGCCGTCTATTTCGCTGAAGTAGATGCAATGAACATGATAGGAGAACGATTTGCTAACATTGTAGATGTTAGGCTGCCTTCTGCTGCTATTGTGGGTGAAGATATAGCCGTACATTATATATTTGACTCTCCAATAACTCAATCATTTGCTGGGCTTTTTATTGATGTGGACAGAGATATTCATACAACTCAGGCAAGAGATGGTGATAAGAATAAAGTGATAACGTTCAATATCGTATCAGGTATGAACGGATCAGCTATGGAACACGCCCTCTGGGAACAAATCTACAAACTCCCAGGTATCTCCGCTATCAAAATTCTTAAACAAGCCAATGAAATGGGAATTGCCAACTATAAGATAGACCAATCGAATATTTCTTCTGTACTTCCTATGCTTCAAGTTTTTACTGATGCCAAAAACGACATTATCAATGCTGTAAATGCTGGGAAGATTGTCTACATACCAAAGGCTAATGTTCAATATTATGGTTGGGAAGGCACAGCTTACATTGTAATGGATCCAAACAACGGCACAGCTGGATATATTATCTCTCAGGGATTATCAGGTGGCGCAGATGGGCAGGATGAAAGATGGTGGGATTGTACAGAATCACTTTTACAACTCTTTGATACCGTACCTTTATGCAATGGACAAAAGTGTTCAACGTTACTTTCAGTTGCGATTGATCATGTTGCATTTGCTCTTGCTCTTTCGGATATAGGAAGATCAAGCTCTGATCTTCCGACAAAAGGGAAGACCTCAATTGTCGCTTATATAAATTTGATTGTTGGCATAGCTTCTTTACATCCACGTTTAGGTAAAAGTATAGGATTTGTTATAGCAGCTTCAGTTGTAGAATTTCTTCTTTGGGCGAACGCATACAGACTAAATGAGGGGAAATGGCCAATTTTAGAAGAAAATCCTTTAGGAGACTGCTCAGATTTATTTACTGATTTATTATGTGATGCCTTCGGATGCTGA
- a CDS encoding DUF5673 domain-containing protein: MEILLLFTITILTVPFSISLLYSFYRYQHRPKGQVLLTIKSISSERKIYGIVLSLIFALIAASLLLVYLGEELKGHKIDLIGWIVIVEVIIFFGVLSLAVFQRRAGNVLQFTDKGIILDFEFFEWDKIDEYKWEMAVRFLGLVVHYKENPDGDILFFQSGWRWRRSHYSFDANTKQQANNILKSKGKMKP, encoded by the coding sequence ATGGAAATACTATTGCTTTTTACAATCACTATTTTAACCGTTCCTTTTTCAATTTCTTTACTTTACAGTTTTTATAGGTATCAACATCGTCCTAAAGGACAAGTATTATTGACAATCAAATCAATAAGCTCAGAAAGAAAGATATATGGCATCGTTTTATCCCTAATTTTTGCATTGATAGCAGCATCTTTATTACTTGTATATCTTGGGGAAGAACTAAAAGGCCATAAAATTGATCTTATAGGATGGATAGTTATAGTGGAGGTTATCATTTTTTTTGGTGTTCTTTCGTTAGCAGTTTTTCAACGCAGAGCGGGAAATGTCTTGCAATTCACTGATAAAGGGATCATCTTGGATTTCGAATTCTTTGAATGGGATAAAATTGATGAATATAAATGGGAAATGGCAGTTAGATTTCTTGGGTTAGTAGTTCATTACAAAGAGAATCCAGATGGTGATATTTTATTCTTTCAAAGCGGCTGGCGCTGGCGCAGATCACACTATTCCTTTGATGCTAATACAAAACAACAGGCTAATAATATCCTGAAAAGTAAAGGAAAAATGAAACCCTGA